In Setaria viridis chromosome 5, Setaria_viridis_v4.0, whole genome shotgun sequence, the genomic stretch GGAACAGTGTTATGTAACTTCAAGCTATGTGATCCAATTTCCAATTCagatcggggggggggggggggggggggggggggggcattcTGCTTTTATAAAAGATGACAATAGTAATGACATGAACACATGGCTATGAATATGAATAACCAATGAGGTTACTGGACTGTGTTCTCTATGAGGCCTCTATAAATTCCCACATTAATCAATAGAAAAGGAGGAAATGACAACAATAAGCTATTTGATTAATTGAGATCAGAAGCAAAGAATCCACAGGTTCTGATCCTTAGACGACAGGGGTAAACAACACCAGGAAGGGAAGCCAGCAGCAGAGGCTGCTTGGGACGAGAGGACACTATATGTTGGAATGACGAATTTGGGTGCAGGGATCATACTGATTCATCCTCATTGCTTGCCTCAAATAGATGCCATGACCTCCCACATATAAGAGCAGGTCTAAACAAATCCAATTAATCAAaccttatattttttattttacggCAACAACTAAATTATTTAGAGATAAACCAAAGCTAAGTTTGAGGATTGCTGCTACTGTGCTATCACCGCATATAATATCACACTGCTTGATTCCGTGGAGCCATTAAATAATGGTGTGCATTATTTAACAAGAGATGTATGCATGCTGATTGTGTGAGAACCACAGCTCCAGTTTCAATTTCTAGCGTGCAATTTGGCCAGTTCATATATACTGTTAATTGGAATGGACCAAAGTTTTTCTTGTAATTAGGTAAAAGCTCCAGGTCCATAAACATTTCAGTGGTATCAGAAATGCGTGAGTATAGAAAGGTGTAATCTTGATAACAAGATCACATGATTATGAGTTTTTTTGTTTCAGAAGTTACTTTGTGAACAATAGGAACCATAAGCATCTAAAATTGATTTGAAGATTAAATAAAGGGTTATAATTGTATGAATAATAGCTGACCTAGAGCAAGAGCCAACTGAAATGATCCTTCTGTAAATTTAGTAGTGACTTGGTTCAACAAGACAACCTGCTCAACAAAACAAGATGATTGTATGTTAGCTTCATTTGATAGTTATCTCTACCTATTTAACATACAACCATCACTAATTTGTAGAAAGTCAGCTTAGCAATTCATACAATTATAATAGTCACCATTTGATTTTTAGGAAATTCATAAGTCGTATAAACAATCAAGCTCAGTTCAACTGGTGGAGTTTCCCTTTCTTACTAGTTTAACCATAGCTGACCTTTAGTGggaaaatgaaatgaaaatcTGTACACAAAAATCTGTTTTAGAACGCGAATTATGATGGTAGTTGCCGCATCACAAGTGCTGTGCACCCATCATAAACATGATGGGAAACTTACCGCCAAGTTGTATGCCTTTGCAATCTTCATTAACTTCAATGATAATCCACTGAGCACTCTGGTCCGCAGAGCCAGATCATCAAAATCTTGTCGAAAGTGGAAAGTGACACTGTCAATAATAACTATACGCACCTGTAAAGTAGATAGACAAATATTTACTTTTGAAATGCTACATTAACTGTtgcatattgcaaaaaaaaggagaaaaaatatTGCACATTACAGTTGCCCTATTGCAAAAACGTACATCAACTTGATGAAAAATGTTGACAAAACAATGGAAATTTCAGGTATTCAAGTCAAATTTCAGAAGTCAACTGTTCAGAAACTCACATCTTTGTGCTCCCCTAGGAATTTTTCCAGGTAGTTTATAGCAGCAATCTGTTCCGTATAGCTGCATATTCGGAAGTAATAGATGTCTGCCAGGAAATGCTCAGGCTGCAATTGTTTTTGGCCAGATGAAGATTTGTCATGGCTGTGTGGAAAGTGCTCCAGTATGTCGCTGATACACCCTTCAGCAATTTGGTAGACACGTTCAACCATGAAACTGCCCTCCGTGTCTGTTATGATGAAGACAATTGCTATTAGGCTTTCTCAATAAGGCACAAGATGATAGGTGTTCTTCTGTGAAGTCATTTACCAATATAAACTGCTTTCCCACCAAGGCCACCATACTCCACTGGGATTTGGACATTGATTGCTAGTTGAATCCTGAAGAAAAGTTTGTATTTAGTAGGGAGATCTATGATGCTTGCAATCAGTAGTAGGCACAACATACCCCAGTTGAGTTTTACCAACCCCTGGGACACCACCTGAATAAAATTAGTGCTATGCATTAGGTAAGTCACTTCAGACACATCAACTGAGAAATTTTTTTGTAAAACTACTTAACAGTGCAAGAGACACGAGAAGAGGAGCAGATAGAACAAGAGAGCACACTAATCTCCTACAATTCATCAGAATAGCACAAAAATTGGACAGGACATCACTAGAAAGACATGAGGCAAATAAACAAGCACAAGTTACATACATATATCTAATGGATAAAGAATTGCTGAATGCCAATATGTTATATATTTGATCAATAGCTCCTACTTGATCCTTGGAAAGTACACCTCACCTATTTCGGTGACTTCTTTGCAGTGAATCCCACCACCAAGTATGTGGTTGAGGTCACCAGAACCAGTAGTGATGTGTTTCTGTGATTGCTCATCAGAGAGCATATCCCACGCATTCTGGGCTCCTGCAATGTATTTACATCAGTATACCAATTTGGTCATTTCAATTATGGTTCTTGATGGAACCTTCAGAGCATCAGACAAACCAGCACAAGTCAGCCGTGCTGCATTATGGGAAATGGAATGCAAAGTAAGAGGAAAAAAGGTCCCAACAGAAGAAAAGTGCCCCTCCCAAGAGTGCTTCCACAAACAAAGGACACAAGAAGTCAATTCACTGCCTACACAATCATATACCAGGGAAACTAGTTTAGAGAGCCGTACGTGTAGCCATCAATTACTGACAGATTCCATTTCCCGTATTTGCTAACACATGTTGGGACTTATGTGGGTGTGCTTATGAGCAATGAAACCCAAGTACCCAACACTGTGCATCCACGAGTGTAACCCGTGAGACCCAATTAATGGCATATTTGCACTTTCTTGCTCTGGAATAGGATTGCCGTACCTCTTTTAGATTTTCAATCAGTAAAAAGTAAGCACGAATTAGTTTTCAGAAAAAGTTAAACACGAATTTGAGGCAGATCGGGATAATGCATTTCATCTCAAGGAAGAGGATAAAACTGCAAGCATCTCACACTGGGGATACCTGATTACCGTAAACGAAGGACATTCCTACCCTAAACCGAACACTACACGGGATTCAATTTCATTGCTCGCGGCAAACAAAGAAAAGACCCCCGGGGGGAACAGGAGCAGTTGGAGCAAACTAGAGCTTACCAGCTAGTATAGGTGGATTCCCGCTCGACGACATCCCCTTCCAGTAGAGGGGCGAGGAGGGAGACCGTAGATGCCGACcactcgcggcggcggcgcgcgcttgCGTCGCCACCGTGGAAGGCTCCCTCCGTCCCTTGTCTAGGCGCGCGCCTAGGTATCGCTTCAGGCTGCAATTTTTTCAGCTGTCGCCTCAAGCGTGCGAGCAGGCCGCGGAGCAAGGCAGTGGGGAGCGCGCGCGGGCTGCGGAGCAGGCATGGGCCGCGCGTGGGCTGGTAGGGGAAGCACGTGGAAGGTGGTGCGAATGAGCCGCGGATCCATAGAGAAGCAGCTTGTGAGCGTGAGTGGCCCCAAACGATAAGAATTTGGCTTTTCTTTGACTTTATAAACATACAATAATCCATATTTTTTTAAGTAAGGAGAGAGTTATATTGATTACTCGGTAAAGATTACACTCGTTCGCAATCAATGACTCAACATATCGGAAAACCTGCATACGCTACATACGTTTCGCCAATTGTACGAGTTCTTGTTAGCGACCACCCACTCTGTGAGGAGACGAAACCTACCTCAGGAAGTAACCTAGATACATGAAAAGTTAGCTGTGATTTATCTGTACCAGGTTTAGAAGCTGCAGTAATAATTGTGGAGCAATATGATTCAATAATGGTTTTTACCACGCGTACATTCAGCAGTTAGGCGTACCCCTTCCAAGCAGGTCAAAGCTTCAGTTTCCTATGCATTCAGCCCATCAAAAATAGTCTTCCAAGCACATAATTCAGCTTTACCCGAACTTTGGCGAGAATTATAATGCCGATACCAGCGCGACCTGTTAACTGATCATAGGCATCATCTGCATCCATTTTCACCCATCCATGCTCGGGAGATCTCTAACACTCAAAAGCTCGAGCAATATTGTATTTTTTCCCTGCGTTGGCTCCTCTGTTCAAACTCTGATAGGATAGCTTTCTTACCTCTTGGGTCCTCCTTTCCCGTACGAAATAGGGTGAGTTGTAGAGATTCATCATAATTCAAAAAGGAAGCCAATAGCTGCAGTTGCGGGCTTAAGCTTTGCACGTTACATCATTTCTCATCGACCATGTTCTCCACAACATGAGTGACATCAATTCTGCCACTTCCTGGCCCACTCGAGTTAGTAAAATAAGCAGCCAAGAACTGCTGTGAGAGAATAGTTTCTCATTCAATAATGGCCAGTGTTTCCTCTGGGCTAAACGCAAATTCCTCACATGTCCACAGGAAGCCAAAGCATGGAATTCCGATTCAGTTTCGATTCCATATAACTCACATGCATTATCCTTATCTAGGTGGTGTTCCCATTTATTTATTCTTGTTGCCAAAGCATTATTCACAACTGGCCATAGAAAAAATTTAATCTTTTGTGGGATATTTATCTTCCAGATTGAGTTCCACAAGGGTCTCTCTCAGTCTCTCCCATCGGGTTCAGACTGGTGTTGCAAACACCTTGCTGTTGGTCCCTTAATTGCAGCAATAAGCTCTACAACTGTGAAGATGCCTGATTTCTCATAAGGCCATACAAGGTGGATGCTATCTGGTCTCGGGTATCTTTAGCACAACCGTCATTGAATAGTATAAAGCACTTTGCAGGGTTAACAAGTTGACCATTACCCGACAGTCCAAGACATGCTTTCATTCCTATAGTCTGCCCATGTTCTGTCTTGAAAAATAGTAAGCTAAGAAAAAAAGGTGTAGCTTTACTCTTTTTTCTAGAAATAAAAGGGGCAAATAAAAGATTGCAATTCCATGCAcctttactctttttttttctagaaattgCATCACGTCTCCTTATATTTGGAAGTGCGGAACCTCGCTCCCTCACCTTGCAATTTGTTTTTTCCAGATCTATAAACTTATGGAGTatatgtgtcaccatttatgtTGCAAACCGACTTCAACATTCATAGGGGCGAAGGGTACATGGTATCTAGGGTCTTAAATGCACTCATAAGAAAATGAAAAACCAGTGATATGCACTCGTGAGGTAAACGTACCACTCTGCTTTAAGGCAAGGACATTGCTATACTTTATCAGCTtaataggtcgtctcatgcaatgCCACGTAAGATTTTTGTTGATGTGGAAGAAAGAGggtgaggaaaaagaaaaaagtcatTGTTTCATGtaagctaaattttaggactacaaGATGACTACtccaccattgtacgagttgtggtTAACAGGCAACTCataatctttcttttttttctatgtacaaattaagaaaatagaattactacgagacaacttaaaaagacAATCTATGTTGTTTGTTAAGTTATCTTGAATGGATGAGACCATCTATTAACTTCGCCACTGTTCGCTGAAATTACAACTGGGTTTGGTGCAGTAGTGGAAATTACATGAATGTCTTTCGTGGCCGGAGTCCGCGTGCAATGGCTTGAGAAATCACTGATAGCTTGTGAGCTAATTCTATCGTCAGTTTTAATTGTAAGTGAACATGTGATTTACTAGAATAATTAAAGAGTGAGGAAGGCCTCTCCCAAATCCCAAATTGACTCCCGTCTTCTTTCTGCCTTCTGTCCACATCGCACATGCATGTCTTGCCACATTATTAATCAACGAAGACAACTCAAACAACATAATGCACCTCGATATATATAGACAAAACATTAGAAAACAAACAATCTTATCCATAACTCAAATGCAGCCAAGTCCAGGGACCTCAAAACAGCAATGTGCAAGCTGTAAGGGCTAGGTGCTAAATGTAGGCCCGTTGGCTATGGTTTTGGATTCTCACAACGATTTATGTTTCTTTGTTTATAAAAACTACGGGAACCATTTAGATTGCCTGAATTTTATTGCAAATGACAATAATTACACATAAACAAGGTTTAGAGATCTTGCAAAGGGattttcgatgagggagggagggaggagcagaataaaatattaaaacaTACTGGTAGGACTCGAGAGCAAAAGAAACTATTCCAAGCTAACATTGTCCCTGATAGTAGAACCACAACATCTAAAAGGTCAACGAACTAACGTTATATCAACGTCTAGCAAGAAAGAGTTTGTTTCGCCTTCATGTCTGGATATTTTAGTGTTTTTGATTGTAGGGTATTGTGCTGATGGTCCCATATTGTGGTAGTTCAAGCTAGAATTTGTATTTAACCTTTGCTGATGTGCCAACCCGAGGAAGAACTTGCATTTAAGTGCAGGAAAGTTTTCCAGACTGCAAGAGTGAAAACATAATCCTCGTATGAGGTTAAGGCGACCATGTAATGATCTCATCTAGCTTGGGATTTTCCCATTGCTTCTAACTACTCTTGAATCTGCAGTACCAATGTCCAAAGTTACAGCTGATATAAGTGATACAAGATCGAGGTCCTGAGAAGCTGCATGACTGTGGTCatagagagagggggggagttCCGAATTCCCAAGAAACCGTAGAATTCATCTGTGTAGTATGTGAGAAACGTGCCAGAAAAAGTTTCAACAAAAGTATGTGATCTACACCAGGTATCAACCCAAAAGGCTATCATATTGCCATCACCTAAAATAACCTCCAATTCTACTTTCTCCCTGAAAATCAATTTATCCGTTTTGGCAAGAtttgtctattttttttaaagagaaaCAAACTATATGATCCCTACCAAATATCCCTACTAAAAGAAAGAATTATTGAATACTTATAAATGCAATCAAACTTCAGACAAAGTGATCGAACTTACATTAATCAAGATAATTGATACCTACAAGCCCAATGTAGATCAAGGCAACATGAATGCAGTTTTGTAGTTCACGTATGATGCGTCATCTCGGTGTGCTGAAAGCAGCCCCCATATTGACATTTATATTTATCTCTTTGTTTGGCAAAAACATAGTTGCCTATCACACAATCTCAGTCTTGTTTACTGTAACTCtatgttaatttttttaatttatgtTAGTTCCTATGTGTCCCAACCTGCTCACTCGCTGTAGTGGTTATCAAACATTTTCATCTTTTTCATTCACATAGGTCTATTGCACCCCCTGTCCACCTACATGTTTATTCCCCCTCTTACActttctaaaatatttttagCATGACACCTGGCGGCTTTGGGTAAATATTTCTTTGAGTAAAATACACCACTGGTCCTTAAACTTTTCACACTGTCTCATCCCGGTCCTAAACTCGCAAAAAGCTCAATTAAATATACAAACTTGCTAATCGTACCCTATGAGTCCCAAATCTTAATAACTTGACTTAAACTGCCAATATGATATGCTGACTTGGCTATGACATGGACCTAATATGTGGAGTccatctctcctctctcttatCCACTCTCTcatccctttctctctctcatccCCTTCACCAGCGCCTCGACGTTGGCACGGGCACGTGCCTTTTGCCGCCTTCTATGCAGTTGCCAGACTATCTGCTCGCCACCTTCCACGTCGTCGCCGGACTACCTCTCGCCGCCTTCTTCATCCCCTAGCGCGAGCAGTGCCCGCCGAAGATACATCAGCTCCTCTTCGCCTCATCTTCCTCGGCCTCTGCCTCTGTCTTCGTCGTTCCACCCGGAGCCCCCAGCGGCATGGCGGCAGTCCAGGCTTTGGCACGCACTCCAGGGGATTTGTGCCTCATTCCCCTGAGCCCTCCCCATGCCCGACGAATCGAAATGCTCTACACCATGCGTTCCTGTAGATCCTGCTACCACCTTGAGCATGGCCGCCACCGTTGTTCCAATGCTTTCCTCCACCAATTTTCTGCCACAGATGGATTCGCGGAAGCCTAGGTGACCGATTCCACTACTTCCCAACCCTTTGTCCGCTGCTGCACCCATGGATGATGGAGCTTTGGGCAGCCGACCATGGCGGATGGCGGCGTCACAAGGATGGCACCACGTCCCTCTCTGTTCTCTCGCCCCTTCCTCTTCTTGGGCCAAAAGTCCAAGCCCAcgtaagagagagagagagagagagtggagaGAAGGGGCCAGTACATGGTCCTACATGTCAGGTCTAGTCATAGCCCAGTCAGCATGCCACATGGATGGTTTAGCTAAGTTACGAAGATTTGGGACCCATGTAGTacaattagcaagtttgggaTCTGATTATGCATTTTACAAGTTTGGAGACTGGGACAGCACATCCttacaagtttaaggaccggtGGTGTATTTTACTTTATTTCTTTAAAGTCCTATGACAAAAGCTATATTAGTATTAATTTATCTTCCTAATCATGTATGATGTTGAAGCCTTCCTAAAAAATCATGCGATAAAAGCTACTCTGATTCGAAATACATGTCGTTTGAACATCGGCACATTATATATTGCAAacctttgaccaataatttctTTGAAAATATGATATTTCAGAGAAAGGTAAATTAATATTTTGAAAATAGATTTTATGGTGAGTCTAGTAACATTTAAGTTATATTGCCAATCTATGTATTTTTTATCCATTAATGGTGAAAGTTAAAAAAGTTTGACCGATACAACTCAtaaaacaacatgtattttggAACCATGTGGAGTATCTCACTATTAATGCTGCTTTATAAAGTCTATAAAAACATCAACTACCCAAGCTGTTCCTATTACTCTTCAAAAGTTAACTATTCCAACAGCTATTTAAGACTTGCTTTGTGAATTACTCTCAACAACTAAAAAGGCCTTCAATTTGCTCGGTACCTATCATCACAAAAGGGTCTTGGAGTTAGGAAAATACCATAGAGAATGCCTTCAGATTGTGTAAACTATATTCCATCCTTGTTTTCCATAAAAAATAGCCATTAGAGTCCTTTAGAAAGTGGAAAATTTGGACCTACCAATGCAACCTATCTGTATATTCCTCCTCTACTTCATATGTTAATTAGTTCTTAATGAAACCTGAGCATATGCTACAGTGAAAACATTTCAACCATGATTTCAGAAATTAATGCATACTTGAAATAAGATTAATATGTTGATCCTAGTGGGATGCAATATCtttgtttttctattttcaaAAACAGTATATTAGCAAAATATTGGCAATAGTCTCATGATGTAAATATGAGAAGAAACATACTTGCGTAGATAAATTTGACCCTAGGATAGAGAAATATATGTTTAGGGTGAGGTTACATAATGTCATTTACAACTCAAAGAGGCATCACAATGGCGTTATAAACTCAAGATCTTTGAATTTATATGTTCCGATCTTAGATTATTTGCAATGGTAGTACGGGTCTTTGAATCTATATGGACCCTAAACTAAGTGAAAAGGGTCTCTAActtagtggttagagcacctaagCACCCAGTAGGACCCGAGTTCGACTCCCCATAGAAGAGAATTAAATAGGTCACGATCAAATTGAATCTCACGcatgatcaagatgtgcaaggCGACGAATGATGATACTattatataatttaattatcATTCGATAGTTATTAAATAAATGTCAGTGACCAACATCTCGACATTGATCGAAAACCCTAATGATGCTGTATCGAACTCCACCAATAGTCTTGTGCTATAAATGTTTCTACGATAAATGGAGGATTTTTTTTAGAGTAATAGATGCCGTTTTAGATGTAAAGGAACTCTCAGCAGTTCTAAAGGAAGTTTCATTCACATTTCACATTAAATATGATGACAAACATGGACCATTTGAATGAAGAAAAACACAGTgagtttcaaaaaagaaaaaaaacctaAGGGAGTGGGGAAAAAGGCCACCCCAAACTATACGAGAGGGTCCTCCATTCACTGCACGCTCCGGGCGACGGCCCTGTCACGTAGCCTACCCGTCGGCACGTCGGCCGTGCAATCTGAACCCAACCCCACGCCGATCGGGTCAGACCGCACCAGTTCGCACGCACCCGACCGGACCGGCCCGCCCGTCTCGCGTCGCGCACAccaccttctcctccctccccttcttccccagGGAAACACCTCGCCTGCATACGTACGACGCACCACCCCCCCTGCCCCCGCGACCCCCGCACCACCGCGCCCCGATCTCCGGCGtcgacaccgccgcctccggcgagCCCTCTCCCGCGCTCCTGAGGCCTCCCCCGGAGCCCTTCAGGCCGCCGCGGCCTTCCCCGTGGGCTCCCCtgccccaaaccctaaccctagctcCCGGCGCGGGGCTGTGCAGGTGCGTCCCCTGCTCCATCGGGCGCTCCGTCCGGCCTCCCTCTCGCCCCCACGGCACCGTAGGGTCGCAATTGAGGTACGCAGAGTGCCGCGCGGTGGTGTGGGTGGGAGGTCTGAGTGGTCAGTGCGGGGAGACTGCGCCGGCGGCTGCTGAATTGTGCTGCATTTGGGCTGAGCGGCCCGGGGATGGTACGTGCGCGGGTCCTCTCCACGTAGTAGTCGCTGTGACAGGGTTAACTGGTAACGTGCATGGGCTAAAAGTGCGTTATGTCACTTTTCAGTGTGGGAACTGGTGCGGGCGTGCTCAAAAacgtgattctttttttttctgtacttGTTCTGATGGCTGTGGATTTTCTTTTAATATGGAAACTGATGACATCATTTATGCAGCCTGTCAGGATGTGTGTTTTGTTTGATTACTCGATAAGGCAAATGCTGCTATTTCTCTGTGTGCCTTTGTTAATTTGGGCAAGGGGTGTCATGTCATTTGCGGCGCTTGCTCTTGTTTGTTCAGCACAGGCTGTTGTGTCGTCGCATGCATTTATGTGTTATTGTGAAAAGGCTGTCATTGTGTTATTGTGGTTAGAGTTCTTTTTAACTTTTTTCATGGCCTTCTTTTGCTTGTGCTTTTTATGGCACTGTATTGCTTGTTTGAAACTTCAGTTGGTCTGTTGTTTCTGGTAGAATCAGTTGGTTGTCTTATGTTGACTGGTTTCTGGCTTGCAGGAAGCAGAGTGTCTGTTTTCTGGACTTGAGAATTTGAGAGGTCGTGCAGTTTGATGGCACACGCTGCTTAGTAGGTGTGCATACAATGATGCATGGGCAAAGCCTGTTTCTGTGGTCCAGTGGCTATTGAGCTGTGCTCTATGGGAGGAATTGCTGAATGTGGTGTGAGCGTTGACACTAAAGCTTCACCACGTCGCGCGGCCATAGAGAAAGCTCAGGAGGAGCTGAGGTACATAAACTGATATACCTTGCTTACAACTTGCTTATGCTTGCTCTGCGTACCTGATGCTCAGCAATGCAAACTCCAGGCAGGAATACGATATCCGTGAAGAGCGAAGGAGGGAGCTTGAATTTCTGGAGAAGGTACATTGCATTGGCATCCTTATGGTTTTGCACAATGAATTTGCACCGGAACTTTTTCCTTGTTTATTAACTTATTGTTGCAGGGAGGCAATCCCTTGGATTTCAAACTCAGCCATGTAGCATCACTTAGTGTACAGTCCACTTCTGTGACAGACCAGATAGCTGATCAAAATGTGATAAGGTGATAACTAGTTCCTGATCTACCAATAAAAACATTATTTATTCATCTAAGCCTTTTGAACCTCTTGTACTGCAGCGAGGCTAAAGGTAGTTTTGCA encodes the following:
- the LOC117855042 gene encoding DNA repair protein RAD51 homolog 3, encoding MSSSGNPPILAGAQNAWDMLSDEQSQKHITTGSGDLNHILGGGIHCKEVTEIGGVPGVGKTQLGIQLAINVQIPVEYGGLGGKAVYIDTEGSFMVERVYQIAEGCISDILEHFPHSHDKSSSGQKQLQPEHFLADIYYFRICSYTEQIAAINYLEKFLGEHKDVRIVIIDSVTFHFRQDFDDLALRTRVLSGLSLKLMKIAKAYNLAVVLLNQVTTKFTEGSFQLALALGDSWSHSCTNRLILYWNGNDRYAHLDKSPSLPVASAPYAVTGKGVRDAVSPNHKRVRVA